GAAACCATAAAAGTAAGTCACGGAAAAATCTTGTTTTGGGAAGATCATTATTTTAGGCTCATGGCATCAATGCGTATTTTACGTATGGAAATACCAATGCATTTTACAATGGAATTTCTCGAAGAGCAGATAACCAAAACATTGGAAGCTTCAAGTTTATTAAAAGCATCTGCGCGCGTTAAACTGGTTGTTCATAGAAACGAAGGAGGCCTTTATACTCCCGAAACAAATGATGTTGGTTATGTTATATCGGCAATACCGTTAGCTGAAGATTTTTATTTGCTGAAAGATGGATTTTATGAGGTGGATTTGTTTAAAGACTATTATGTGGCGCCATCGCTATTGTCAACATTAAAAACAAACAACAAAGCACTTAACGTTGTTGGTAGTGTTTATGCAAAAGAGAATAATTTAAACAATTGTTTTTTACTTAACACCGATAAGAAAGTGGTTGAGGCTTTAAACGGAAATGTGTTTTTGGTTAAAGGCCATGTTATTAAAACACCTCCTTTATCTGATGGTTGTTTAAAAGGAGTTATGCGAACCCAGCTCACTAATATCATCAAACAAATTTCAGAATATGAGTTGGTTGAAGATTCAATTTCCCCATTTGAAATTCAAAAAGCCGATGAAGTTTTTATAACAAATGTTATCACAGGAATTCAGCCGGTAAGTAAGTACAGAAAGAAGGTTTTTGGTAACGAAGCGGCAAAGTTATTGCTTCAAAAACTTAACGTGAAAGTTAGGTTAAGTTAGTTATAGCTGGGATTTTCAGGTGCGTTAGACCATATACTGTATTCGCCCCCAAACTCGATCATTTTTTCTTTCCAGAAGGTTTCGTAGTCTTTTTCGATAATATGTTTTTCGTATACATTCTCGGTAACTACCCAAGAATTGGCTTTTAGTTCGTTCTCCAGTTGGTTCGCTTCCCAACCCGAATATCCTAGGAAAAATTTAATATCGGTTTCCTTAATGGTATCATTTTTAATAAGCTCTGCTACCTTGGTGAAATCGCCACCCCAATAAATACCTAACGAGATTTCAATACTGTTTGGAATGAGCTGAGGTACCTTGTGAATAAAGTAGAGGTTATCCTGTTCTACGGGACCGCCATTATAAACTTTAAAAGTAGCGCTTAGCTCAGGGATGAGGTCGCTTATGTTGTATTCTAAGGGCTTGTTTAATATAAAACCTATTGAGCCTTCATGTGAATGGTCTGCCAATAAAACGATTGAACGATTAAACGAAACATCCCCAATTATTGCAGGTTCTGCAATCAATAAGTTTCCTTTTTTGGGTTTTGCTGTAACCATATTATGAGGAATTAATAACTAAATCTAATATTTATTTATTAAAAATGCAACTGTTATTAGTTATATATAAAAAAACCCCCACATTTTGTGGAGGCTTTTTGTTCTATAAAAAGGGTAAAAAATTAGTTTACCGCGTTTGATAAATCTGATCCAGCTTTAAACTTCACAACGTTTTTAGCTTTTATTTTTATAGTTTCCCCTGTTTGAGGGTTTCTTCCTTCTCTTGCAGATCTTTTAGAAACTGACCAAGATCCAAATCCAACTAAAGAAACTCTGTTTCCTTTTTGTAAAGCTCCTTCAATTTCAATTAGCGCACACTCTAAAGCTTTTTTTGCAGCAGCCTTAGTGATTCCTGCGTGTTCTGCCATTGCGTCGATTAAATCTGTTTTGTTCATAATATAAAATTTAATTATTAATTAATTGGTTAAACTTTTTTGTTAATCCTCTACAAATTTATACGGATTATGCAACCATGCAAGTAATAGCAAGGGAAAAACGTAGTTTTGTTGATAACTTAGAGCATTTGTTGATAAAGGAAGTGTATTTCGTCGGGTTTTTTGAAATATCAGTTATAATAAGGGTTTACAGCATTTTGGCATTTTCTTCAAATGTAAAGCCGTTTAAAAATGATTTTGCGTCCATTTTTCGTTTGCCAGGCAGTTTTATTTCTTTAATTAAAATGTAACCTTTTGAT
This genomic stretch from Flavobacteriaceae bacterium GSB9 harbors:
- a CDS encoding aminotransferase class IV → MINFNGKLLENNNILSIQNRGYAYGDALFETIKVSHGKILFWEDHYFRLMASMRILRMEIPMHFTMEFLEEQITKTLEASSLLKASARVKLVVHRNEGGLYTPETNDVGYVISAIPLAEDFYLLKDGFYEVDLFKDYYVAPSLLSTLKTNNKALNVVGSVYAKENNLNNCFLLNTDKKVVEALNGNVFLVKGHVIKTPPLSDGCLKGVMRTQLTNIIKQISEYELVEDSISPFEIQKADEVFITNVITGIQPVSKYRKKVFGNEAAKLLLQKLNVKVRLS
- a CDS encoding YqgE/AlgH family protein; this encodes MVTAKPKKGNLLIAEPAIIGDVSFNRSIVLLADHSHEGSIGFILNKPLEYNISDLIPELSATFKVYNGGPVEQDNLYFIHKVPQLIPNSIEISLGIYWGGDFTKVAELIKNDTIKETDIKFFLGYSGWEANQLENELKANSWVVTENVYEKHIIEKDYETFWKEKMIEFGGEYSIWSNAPENPSYN
- a CDS encoding HU family DNA-binding protein; protein product: MNKTDLIDAMAEHAGITKAAAKKALECALIEIEGALQKGNRVSLVGFGSWSVSKRSAREGRNPQTGETIKIKAKNVVKFKAGSDLSNAVN